The following proteins are co-located in the Haloarcula marismortui ATCC 43049 genome:
- a CDS encoding Cdc6/Cdc18 family protein — protein MIADPAVFDDEHLPRRLLHREAAVDHLSRAWEPALGGDQAHDVLVHGPPGVGKTALTRHSLRKLTGHADVQTAHVRCLGKTTAGVVRSVLHDLPGSDPSVNVPREDLCIQLQERVTSPVIVVLDEADGLPSTDALNRLVDVENLSVVVICHDPDEWLSRLDGRLRRRLSFAEFGLDRYSVDELADILEARANLGLPSESVTREQLETIADEVAGVARNGIQALRQAALRAEELQHDRITDEDVRESFERARRHIRELNLESLPFHHQLLYELIRVGDRLEAGELHDRYDAVADQAYRGREQTPISERARRTKLSKLVEYDLVEIEGENRHRVYRVRDRQVVAQVLLNHVI, from the coding sequence ATGATCGCCGACCCTGCTGTCTTCGACGACGAGCACCTCCCGCGTCGCCTCCTCCATCGAGAAGCCGCCGTTGACCACCTCTCCCGTGCGTGGGAACCGGCACTTGGTGGCGATCAAGCCCACGACGTACTGGTCCACGGCCCACCGGGCGTAGGGAAGACGGCGCTGACCCGGCACTCCCTACGGAAGCTCACTGGACACGCCGACGTTCAGACAGCCCATGTTCGCTGCCTCGGGAAAACGACTGCTGGTGTTGTCCGCTCGGTCCTTCACGATCTCCCCGGTAGTGACCCGTCGGTGAACGTCCCTCGCGAAGATCTTTGTATCCAGCTTCAGGAGCGCGTCACCAGTCCGGTGATCGTCGTCCTCGACGAGGCTGACGGTCTCCCATCGACTGATGCACTGAATCGGCTGGTTGATGTCGAGAACCTGTCTGTCGTCGTGATCTGCCACGACCCAGATGAGTGGCTATCCCGACTTGATGGGAGACTCCGGCGGCGGCTGTCATTCGCGGAGTTCGGACTGGACCGCTACAGTGTCGATGAACTGGCGGACATTCTCGAAGCACGGGCGAACCTTGGGCTTCCGTCGGAATCGGTCACCCGCGAGCAGTTGGAGACAATAGCTGATGAGGTAGCTGGTGTTGCACGGAACGGGATACAGGCACTCCGACAGGCTGCACTTCGGGCGGAGGAGCTGCAACATGATCGAATTACCGACGAGGATGTGAGAGAGTCGTTCGAGCGGGCGCGACGGCATATCCGTGAGTTGAATCTGGAGTCACTGCCGTTCCATCATCAACTGCTGTACGAACTGATCCGCGTGGGCGATCGGCTGGAGGCAGGTGAACTACACGACCGGTACGATGCCGTCGCTGATCAGGCGTACCGTGGGCGTGAGCAGACTCCGATTTCGGAGCGAGCGCGGCGGACAAAGCTATCGAAATTGGTAGAGTATGACTTGGTTGAGATAGAAGGAGAAAACCGTCACCGGGTATATCGAGTTCGTGATCGACAAGTAGTCGCACAGGTTTTGCTGAATCACGTTATTTGA
- a CDS encoding IS4-like element ISHma1 family transposase produces MRRLTTLFPSEFLEEHAEELGVVEREGKLQIPVLVWALVFGFAAGESRTLAGFRRCYNATADEPISSGGFYHRLTPTLAEYLRDLVEAALDEVAVPDAVDADIDRFRDVMIADGTVLRLHEFLSDEFQARHEEQAGAKLHLLHNATDQTIERIDVTDEKTHDSALFKTGSWLQGRLVLFDRAYFKYRRFALIDENDGYFVSRLKQNANPVITAELREWRGRAIPLEGKQIHDVVNDLSRKYIDVEVEAEFKRGQYEGTRSLDTKRFRVVGVRNEDADDYHLYITNLPREEFLPADLATLYRCRWEVETLFRELKTQYELDEFDTNNPDVVKILLYAALLSLLVSRELLDLVTEQADDEIVFPPERWAATFRSHAQLILHELGEYLGYSPPPLLERLIEDAQKIHQQRPILQETLATATQPRCES; encoded by the coding sequence ATGCGTCGGCTCACTACACTGTTTCCCTCCGAGTTCCTCGAAGAGCACGCCGAGGAACTCGGCGTGGTCGAGCGAGAGGGCAAGCTTCAGATTCCTGTCCTCGTGTGGGCGCTCGTGTTCGGCTTCGCCGCAGGCGAGAGCCGAACACTCGCTGGGTTTAGACGCTGCTACAACGCTACAGCTGACGAACCGATCTCTTCTGGCGGTTTCTATCACCGGTTGACGCCTACTCTTGCAGAGTATCTCCGCGACCTCGTCGAGGCCGCGCTCGACGAGGTCGCTGTCCCTGATGCTGTTGACGCTGATATCGACCGATTCAGGGACGTGATGATCGCTGATGGAACCGTGTTGCGGTTGCACGAGTTCCTCTCTGATGAGTTTCAAGCCCGCCACGAGGAGCAGGCTGGAGCGAAGCTCCACCTGCTCCACAACGCCACCGACCAGACGATTGAACGGATCGATGTGACTGATGAGAAAACGCACGACAGCGCGCTGTTCAAGACGGGATCGTGGCTGCAAGGACGACTGGTTCTATTTGATCGGGCGTACTTCAAATACCGCCGCTTTGCGTTGATCGACGAGAACGACGGCTACTTTGTGAGTCGGCTGAAGCAGAACGCAAATCCGGTGATAACGGCGGAATTACGGGAATGGCGCGGCCGCGCCATTCCCTTGGAGGGCAAGCAGATCCACGACGTGGTCAATGATCTCTCGCGGAAGTACATCGACGTAGAGGTGGAAGCAGAATTCAAGCGCGGCCAGTACGAGGGAACTCGGTCGCTGGACACGAAGCGGTTTCGCGTCGTCGGCGTCCGCAACGAGGACGCCGACGACTACCACCTGTACATCACGAATCTGCCGAGAGAGGAGTTTCTCCCGGCGGATCTAGCGACGCTGTATCGGTGTCGATGGGAGGTAGAAACGTTGTTCCGTGAGTTGAAAACGCAGTACGAACTGGACGAATTCGACACGAACAACCCTGATGTCGTGAAAATTCTACTATACGCTGCGTTGCTGTCACTGCTGGTGAGCCGAGAGTTGTTGGATCTGGTCACCGAGCAGGCCGACGATGAGATCGTGTTTCCGCCGGAACGCTGGGCGGCGACCTTCCGGTCGCACGCCCAGCTCATCCTCCACGAACTCGGTGAGTACCTCGGCTACTCGCCACCGCCGTTGCTGGAGCGGCTGATCGAGGATGCTCAGAAGATCCACCAACAACGACCGATCTTACAAGAGACGCTCGCTACCGCTACACAACCGAGGTGTGAGTCTTAG
- a CDS encoding DUF6293 family protein, whose product MTLQTPLRVHIAPQGYEEERIYKPAIESRADVVYLLVTEDDEQSNQCQEAVEQNLADAGIECKETVCDIFDMSESMQTISGLIQDHRDDNVKVNISTGSKITAVGGTFACMMYGATPYYVQAEDYGEETVSVGVKDSFELPAYPIEPPEPEFVSILDFLEEQRSEGNKVKIRDLNTFVMEKEFDAVQGVERKDNDNIYDIVQEEYREPLSKEGFIREQPYAGSKYITLTEKGEQTLDFSRHLVD is encoded by the coding sequence ATGACACTCCAGACCCCGCTACGAGTCCATATCGCCCCACAGGGATATGAAGAAGAAAGAATTTACAAACCAGCCATTGAGAGCAGAGCCGATGTCGTTTATTTGTTAGTAACAGAGGATGACGAACAATCCAACCAGTGTCAAGAAGCGGTGGAACAAAATTTGGCTGATGCGGGAATAGAATGTAAGGAAACTGTATGTGATATATTCGACATGAGTGAATCGATGCAGACTATTTCTGGCTTGATACAAGATCACCGTGATGATAATGTGAAAGTAAACATATCCACGGGGAGTAAAATAACTGCTGTAGGTGGCACATTTGCTTGTATGATGTATGGGGCTACACCGTACTACGTACAGGCAGAAGATTATGGTGAAGAAACGGTTAGTGTTGGTGTCAAGGACTCGTTTGAATTACCTGCATATCCAATTGAACCACCTGAACCCGAATTTGTTAGTATTTTAGACTTTCTCGAAGAGCAACGGTCTGAAGGTAATAAAGTGAAAATCAGAGATTTAAATACATTTGTTATGGAAAAAGAATTTGACGCAGTTCAAGGAGTAGAAAGAAAAGACAACGACAACATCTATGATATCGTACAGGAGGAATACCGTGAACCACTTTCCAAAGAGGGATTTATTAGAGAACAACCATATGCTGGAAGTAAATATATCACCCTCACGGAGAAGGGTGAACAAACTCTTGATTTCTCAAGGCATTTAGTAGATTAA
- a CDS encoding MarR family transcriptional regulator translates to MRTIGLAPHELHANLLFNSDGLAPFFALDSEVKAGEGSKSGEFLQDGERWVVRLSYQDSNIVHPGERTPQGTDWQLQNMREYRLKVARHPEEDSVGQQDFVAHVAPRWPAMQGERDDGSRIEIPVPDGFGEGVNVRVKGSNIEFHRYPELLQRAAIEIGVTGRYFEEPHLYSNVQDAEKYARIHRDASGPVHARDGPIAAMGHLLESDRRGYRKVVQNDDDERGRNLPGYYHTATLGPKRIREAFPDHHLPKEVKHYYAREALSVPDDHPLSHPKVGSSLQASLLDDDETVRWRDLETLERELDQTVLSVLADAGIDIAPSGSGPFVEDSYFEPELDHSGPEPVGLDLTRVEQKQESVVVRHLSDGLSPVQWEALEMLVADGGQVAPADIADEYGRHVESVRRALREMEDLVISDYADVSLRSEYVAEMVHAAVDEAREATRRAVDTAAKAAEAAERGLENTMSAFIAWAARHGIDVKDAREAQMTLRFGEIEKHGKAIREGFRVWKDAGMPEERYRQAQVQLSDGSRGTAWRWLATE, encoded by the coding sequence TCCACGCCAATCTCCTGTTCAATAGCGACGGCCTTGCGCCGTTTTTCGCACTGGACAGTGAGGTCAAGGCTGGTGAGGGGTCAAAGAGCGGCGAGTTCCTGCAGGACGGCGAGCGGTGGGTCGTTCGTCTCTCCTACCAGGACAGCAATATCGTTCACCCCGGCGAGCGGACACCACAGGGAACGGACTGGCAGCTGCAGAATATGCGCGAGTACCGGCTGAAGGTCGCTCGTCATCCCGAAGAGGATTCGGTCGGTCAGCAGGATTTCGTAGCCCATGTTGCCCCACGCTGGCCCGCGATGCAGGGCGAGCGTGACGACGGCAGCCGTATCGAGATTCCCGTTCCGGACGGCTTCGGCGAAGGTGTAAATGTCCGCGTGAAGGGCTCGAATATCGAGTTCCATCGATATCCCGAGCTACTGCAGCGGGCAGCCATCGAGATCGGGGTCACCGGTCGGTACTTCGAGGAGCCACACCTCTACAGCAACGTTCAGGACGCAGAGAAGTACGCCCGGATTCATCGCGACGCCAGTGGACCGGTCCATGCTCGCGATGGGCCGATTGCGGCGATGGGCCACCTGTTAGAATCCGACCGCCGCGGCTATCGGAAGGTCGTCCAGAACGATGACGATGAGCGCGGGCGGAACCTGCCAGGATACTACCACACGGCCACACTCGGACCGAAGCGGATTCGAGAAGCGTTCCCCGACCACCACCTCCCCAAGGAGGTGAAGCACTACTACGCCCGTGAGGCGCTGTCTGTGCCCGACGACCATCCGCTATCCCACCCGAAGGTCGGTTCGTCCCTGCAGGCATCGCTACTGGATGATGACGAAACTGTCCGGTGGCGCGACTTGGAGACGCTAGAACGGGAGTTAGATCAGACTGTGTTGTCTGTACTGGCCGATGCGGGTATCGACATAGCACCATCTGGTTCCGGCCCATTTGTCGAAGATTCGTACTTCGAGCCGGAGTTGGACCATTCCGGTCCCGAACCGGTGGGCTTGGATCTGACGCGAGTCGAGCAGAAGCAGGAGAGTGTCGTCGTGCGCCATCTCTCAGACGGGCTCTCGCCGGTGCAGTGGGAAGCCCTGGAGATGTTGGTAGCAGACGGCGGGCAGGTTGCTCCGGCGGATATCGCCGACGAGTACGGCCGTCATGTCGAGAGTGTCCGTCGAGCGCTTCGAGAGATGGAAGACTTGGTGATATCGGACTACGCCGATGTGTCCCTCCGGTCGGAGTACGTCGCAGAGATGGTTCACGCCGCCGTCGACGAGGCGCGTGAAGCCACTCGCCGTGCTGTCGATACCGCGGCGAAGGCCGCGGAAGCAGCCGAACGTGGGCTGGAGAATACGATGAGCGCGTTCATCGCGTGGGCAGCTCGCCATGGTATCGATGTAAAGGACGCCCGAGAGGCACAGATGACCCTGCGGTTCGGGGAGATCGAGAAGCACGGGAAAGCGATTCGCGAAGGCTTCCGGGTGTGGAAAGACGCGGGAATGCCAGAAGAACGCTACCGGCAGGCCCAGGTCCAACTCTCGGACGGCTCGCGAGGGACGGCCTGGCGCTGGCTGGCTACCGAGTAG
- a CDS encoding McrB family protein: MAVDSGIYLAPCSNNDAQEHLKRTVINGVDRDDYGQYTNVGFGDSVSIWGVKGGNESHWQDIDAGDYLFFYTGDETYSQVAEVLATDQNEGLAEHLWPGFEDTWEFIIYLNEPIPVNIDSNEIADYAGYKQNYILGFQSLRGSAVDEINDEYGSIEGYINANRTDGNHIQTSGGSQDPDEGDDSVVDEVLDEADRDEEAYANIARQLEEVGQVVFYGPPGTGKTYNAQQFARWWLHNLQSEPRESQVRSVTFHPSYTYEDFIEGLTANATENSVSYDIKPGKFKAICEDARVAYQETGPNEEPPRYVLLIDEINRGNLAQIFGETITLLEEDKRGTLHVDLAHSGGSFTIPPNLYVIGTMNTADRSVALVDAALRRRFRFIDFPPDYGVARSRFGFDTEYDLTSAARGERSDLEQLQALSIQAVEQLNETIIELPDLGKGKQIGHSYLLVDPDDEQALVDAWRYEILPLLEEYFYGQLSRIRQELFNQNGDSLVDWEREQIKDFDPETLRESLQAIVNAG; this comes from the coding sequence ATGGCTGTTGATTCGGGTATTTATCTCGCTCCGTGCAGCAATAACGATGCACAGGAGCATCTCAAGCGCACCGTGATCAATGGTGTCGACCGGGATGATTATGGACAATATACGAACGTTGGGTTCGGAGATTCCGTCTCTATTTGGGGCGTTAAGGGAGGGAACGAATCACATTGGCAGGATATCGATGCGGGAGACTATCTCTTCTTTTATACAGGTGATGAGACGTATTCACAGGTTGCAGAAGTTTTAGCCACAGACCAAAACGAGGGGCTAGCAGAGCATCTGTGGCCTGGTTTTGAGGATACCTGGGAATTCATCATTTACCTCAATGAGCCCATTCCGGTCAATATTGACTCAAATGAGATTGCCGATTACGCTGGTTACAAGCAGAATTATATTCTAGGGTTTCAGTCGCTTCGCGGCAGCGCCGTCGACGAGATCAACGACGAATATGGTAGTATCGAGGGATACATTAACGCCAATCGAACAGACGGCAACCACATCCAGACATCCGGCGGGTCACAAGATCCTGACGAGGGCGATGATTCCGTAGTCGATGAAGTTCTTGATGAAGCAGATCGCGATGAGGAGGCATATGCGAATATTGCACGACAATTAGAAGAAGTAGGTCAAGTCGTTTTTTATGGCCCCCCAGGGACCGGGAAGACATACAATGCACAGCAGTTTGCTCGCTGGTGGCTCCATAACCTACAGTCTGAACCGAGAGAAAGTCAAGTCCGTTCGGTTACCTTCCATCCATCGTATACCTACGAGGACTTCATTGAAGGGCTGACTGCAAATGCTACCGAAAATAGCGTCAGCTATGATATCAAGCCTGGAAAATTCAAAGCCATTTGTGAAGATGCCAGGGTCGCATATCAGGAGACAGGGCCAAACGAAGAGCCTCCTCGTTACGTATTACTGATCGATGAGATTAATCGGGGGAACCTGGCTCAAATCTTCGGTGAAACAATCACTCTATTAGAAGAAGACAAACGGGGTACATTACACGTCGATCTCGCTCATTCAGGAGGGTCTTTCACTATTCCTCCAAATCTGTATGTGATTGGAACGATGAACACTGCCGATAGGTCAGTTGCACTTGTCGACGCGGCCCTACGTCGACGCTTCCGATTTATCGACTTTCCACCTGACTACGGAGTTGCTCGATCACGGTTTGGTTTCGACACTGAGTATGATCTTACGTCTGCAGCCAGAGGAGAACGGTCTGATCTTGAGCAACTCCAAGCGCTTTCAATTCAAGCAGTCGAGCAGCTCAACGAGACGATTATCGAACTCCCTGATCTAGGAAAGGGAAAACAGATCGGACATTCATATCTGTTAGTCGACCCAGACGACGAGCAGGCGCTGGTCGATGCTTGGCGGTATGAGATTCTCCCCCTTCTCGAGGAGTACTTCTACGGGCAATTAAGCCGCATCAGGCAGGAGCTATTCAATCAAAACGGAGATAGTCTGGTCGACTGGGAGCGCGAACAAATCAAAGACTTCGACCCCGAAACACTCAGAGAGTCGCTTCAAGCAATCGTTAATGCGGGGTAA
- a CDS encoding 5-methylcytosine restriction system specificity protein McrC — translation MSSDDAAVSPIAGLVDAQGDHVIELTEWETSEERVELSPSDEDTLRTEVNADKKRLEYQFDREGRATFRARQFVGVVALPDGPTIQISPKAAGNNLLYLLRYAQNVSPTTIEQQTGLGQGDSFVDALAALFNQELQEILRRGLHSEYQTVSSEEKQLRGRLDVQRQLQRQGPVPTKFECTYASVFS, via the coding sequence ATGAGTTCTGACGATGCTGCTGTGTCACCTATTGCTGGCTTGGTCGATGCTCAGGGCGACCACGTTATCGAACTAACGGAGTGGGAAACCAGCGAGGAGCGGGTTGAGCTCTCACCATCGGATGAGGATACGCTACGTACCGAGGTTAATGCTGATAAGAAGCGTCTTGAATATCAGTTCGATCGGGAAGGGAGAGCAACATTTCGTGCCCGACAATTTGTCGGGGTTGTCGCATTGCCTGATGGACCGACGATCCAGATAAGTCCAAAGGCTGCTGGTAACAATTTGCTGTACCTCTTGCGGTATGCACAGAATGTCAGTCCAACTACGATTGAGCAGCAAACTGGCTTAGGTCAGGGAGACTCATTCGTCGATGCACTCGCTGCCCTATTCAACCAAGAGTTGCAAGAAATCCTCCGACGTGGGTTACACTCCGAATATCAGACAGTATCCAGTGAAGAGAAACAACTCCGGGGTAGGTTAGATGTCCAGCGCCAACTCCAGCGTCAAGGTCCGGTGCCGACTAAGTTTGAGTGTACGTATGCATCTGTCTTTAGCTAA
- a CDS encoding DUF7386 family protein yields MTRRTSLKITDERQRLLDEASAIVASDQHDDPPMSDVLDAALTHLVESEENIQNAREKLNPETIQQFNTSVLGLRYRTSVESRWR; encoded by the coding sequence ATGACCCGACGAACTAGTCTCAAGATTACTGACGAACGGCAGCGACTACTGGATGAGGCGAGTGCGATTGTGGCGAGCGATCAGCACGACGACCCACCGATGTCCGACGTGCTGGACGCGGCGTTGACCCATCTGGTCGAGAGTGAAGAGAATATCCAGAATGCGCGTGAAAAGTTGAATCCCGAGACGATTCAGCAGTTCAATACTAGCGTTCTTGGGTTGCGGTATCGGACGAGTGTCGAGAGTCGGTGGCGATAA
- a CDS encoding nucleotide pyrophosphohydrolase encodes MASDRSLSELRERYEEFKTVRGWEQFHTPQNIAQALSVEASELLECFLWHDNVSAKRINQDPELRDQIREELADVVIYALSMASELEIDLLDAVDEKLEANAERFDPETSTEITAHLQEWQRESRD; translated from the coding sequence ATGGCATCGGATCGGTCCCTATCTGAGCTCCGCGAACGCTACGAAGAATTCAAGACGGTACGTGGATGGGAGCAGTTTCACACACCTCAAAACATCGCACAAGCGCTGTCGGTCGAGGCCAGTGAGCTTTTGGAATGCTTCCTCTGGCACGACAATGTCTCCGCTAAGCGAATAAACCAGGATCCGGAATTGCGGGACCAGATCAGAGAGGAACTTGCGGATGTGGTGATCTACGCACTCAGCATGGCAAGTGAACTCGAAATAGATCTTCTCGATGCCGTGGATGAGAAGCTCGAGGCAAATGCAGAAAGATTTGATCCAGAAACCTCAACAGAAATCACTGCACATCTGCAGGAATGGCAGCGTGAGTCACGGGACTAA